TGCAGTACGTACCGCGGTTGGCGAACGTCGCGTACGCGGTGGCCATGGTGAGGGGCGAAACACCCTTGGATCCCAGGGAGATCGCGGGCACCTCGGGCAGCTTCTCGCCGTTGCCCTGGACGACGCCCATCTTGGTGGTCATCTCCATCACCGGGCACATGCCGATGTCGGCGATCATCTGGACGAAGTAGGTGTTGACCGACTTCGCCATCGCCTCCTTGAGCGCGTACGGGCCGACCTCGGACTCGTCCTCGTTCGGCACTTCGGCGTTGTCGGTGTTCACCCACGGGTTGCCGCTGCAGGTCTGCACGGTCGGGTACGGGATCTTGAACGGCGCCGGGTAGACCTGCGTCGGCGGCCTGCCCTGCTCCAGGGCGGCCGCGGCGACGAACGGCTTGAACGTCGAACCCGTCGGGAAGCCGTAGTTCGAGCCGCCCCTCTGCTTGTCGACCGAGTAGTTGATCTGCGTCTCGGTCTTCCCGAAGCCGTACGGCCGGGACTGGCCCATGGCCATGATCTTGCCGGTGCCGGGCTGGACCATGGTCACCGCGGTGGCCACGCTGTCCGTCTGGTAGACGTGTTCCTTTATCGACGCCTGCGCCGACTTCTGCGCCTTCGGGTCCAGCGTCGTCCTGATCGTCAGGCCGCCCTGGTTCCAGATCTTGGCCCGGTCCTCCTTGTTCTTCCCGAAGACCGGGTCGGAGAGGAACACCTCGCGGACGTAGTCACAGAAGAAGCCCGAGCCGCTGACCGCGGTGATGCAGCCGTTCTTCGGCTTGCTGACCTTCAGGTTGACCGGGGTCGCCTTCGCCCGGTCCGCCTCCGCCTGCGAGATGTCGCGGATGTCGGCCATGCGCTGCAGCACGGTGTTGCGACGCTTGGTCGCCTCCTGTGTGTCATTGACCGGGTCGTAGCGGCTCGGCGACTGGACGATGCCCGCGAGCATCGCCGCCTCCTCCACCTTCAGGTCCTTGGCCGACTTGGAGTAGTAGCGCTGGGCCGCCGCCTCGACGCCGTACGCCTGCTGGCCGAAGAAGGTGATGTTGAGGTAGTTCTCGAGGATCTTCTTCTTGCCCAGCTCTTCCTCGACCTGGATCGCGTACTTGAGCTCCTGGATCTTGCGGCCGAGCGTCTGCTGGGTGGCCTGGGCGACCTTGTCGGGGTTGTCGCCGGCCTCCTCCACGAAGACGTTCTTCACATACTGCTGCGTAAGGGTCGAAGCGCCCTGGGAGACGCCGCCCGACTGGGCGTTGCGGTTGAGCGCGCGCAGTACGCCCTTGAGGTCGATCGCGCCGTGCTCGTAGAAGCGCGAGTCCTCGATGGCGACGATCGCCTTCTGCATGTACGGCGAGATGTCCGCGAGCTTGATGACCGTGCGGTCGCGCGAGTAGACCGTGGCGATCTGGCCGCCCTTGGAGTCCAGGATGGTGGTGCGCTGACTCAGCGGGGGCCTCTTGAGGTTGGCGGGGATCTCGTCGAATCCCTGGACCGTTCCCTTGGCCGCGAGTCCCAGCGCACCGGCGGCGGGCAGGGCGATACCCGCCAGCACCGCTCCCGCGAGAACGCTGACACCGAGGAACTTGGCGGCCTGCTGGGTCCCTGTCAGACCTCCGCCCGAGCGCTTCTTTGGCATGGGGGCAGCCTACGTTCTCATTCGCCGGACACGCGTATATGCCTTGGCCTAAGCTGCTCTCAACTGTCACAGCAGTGCGGTTTCGTATCAAGACCTCCACCCCCCCTGGCTGTTCCCGAATCTGGCAGGCCTCTGTCCGAATCCGCCTCATGCGTCATCGGGCGTCCGTTGTGACTCAACTGAACTGTCCCGGTTTGTCGGGATAGCCTTGTATGCCCTCGGCTCACTCCTCTGGGTGATCTGCCGCGTACGCATAGTCCGTTCGGGCCATTCAAGATTGGGCCCGAAGGGGGTGTTGCGCTGTGCCCACCTTCCGTAACGTCCTCAACTGGCAGCGGTGAATATGCCGCTACCGCCGTGGGGGAGCCTCGATTCGGGAGAGGACGGCGCCGGGATGGGCTGGGTAACCGACTGGAGTGCGCAGGCAGCCTGCCGCACTACCGATCCGGATGAACTGTTCGTACAAGGGGCAGCGCAGAACAGGGCCAAGGCGGTGTGCACCGGATGTCCGGTGCGGACCGAGTGCCTGGCCGATGCGCTCGACAATCGCGTTGAGTTCGGTGTCTGGGGGGGAATGACCGAGCGGGAGCGGCGCGCACTGTTGCGCAGGCGTCCCACGGTCACCTCCTGGCGCGGACTGCTCGAGACCGCGCGGACGGAGTACGAGCGCAGCGCGGGCATTCTGCCCGTGGGCCTCGACGACGACGAGACATACGAGACATACGCGGCGGTGGGATAGCCCTCTCGGGATAGCCCCCCGCTGTTGCTCGACGCAGTTGCTCTACGCAGCTCCGGCCGGAGTCCGACCCCCGGTCGCGAGTCGATCACCGATGGCCCGAAGCCCCGCGAGATCGTGTACATCGCCGGGCAGGGCGGCCACTTGGGCCACCGCCACTTCGGGGTGGAGTGCGGTGAAGCGGTCGCGCGTTCGCTGTTCACGCGCGAGCACCTGCATGCGTTCGGCGTGCAGGCGCAGCAGACCCGCGGTCAGCTGCTCTGTGGTGTGGTCGGGGTGGTCCCCTTGCGCTTCATGTTCGCCGGGGGCGTGGTCCACGGGTGGGGTCTCGGGAGAGGCGGCCGTGGCGTCACGAGCACCAGTCTTCCCGGACTCCTGATCCACAATGCGGCCCTCGTCAAGATTTTCTGCGGCGGCAAGTGCCCGCTCGGCCGACAGCCGGGCGGCGCCGCTGCCGTGCACCCGGTTCAGTACGAGACCGGCGAGCGGCATCTCCTCCGCCGCCAGGCGCTCCACGAAGTACGCCGCCTCGCGCAGCGCGTCCCGCTCGGGCGCCGCGACCACCAGGAACGCCGTGCCGGGGGCCTGCAGCAGCCGGTAGGTCGCGTCCGCGCGGGTGCGGAAGCCGCCGAACATCGTGTCCATCGCGGCCACGAAAGTCTGTACGTCGCGCAGGAGTTGGCCCCCGAGGAGCTTGCCGAGCGTCCCCGTCATCATCGACATGCCGACATTGAGGAACTTCATCCCGGCCCGGCCGCCCATCTTCGCCGGGGCCATCAGCAGCTTGATGAACTTCCCGTCCAGGAAGGACCCGAGACGCTTGGGCGCATCCAGGAAGTCCAGCGCCGAGCGTGACGGCGGAGTGTCGACGACGATCAGGTCCCACTCGTCGCGGGCACGCAGCTGCCCCAGCTTCTCCATCGCCATGTACTCCTGCGTGCCGGCGAAACCGGCCGACAGGGACTGGTAGAAGGGGTTCTCCAGTATCGCGCGGGCCCGCTCGCCGTCCGCGTGCGCCTCGACGATCTCGTCGAAGGTCCGCTTCATGTCCAGCATCATGGCGTGGAGTTCGCCCTCGCCGTCGATGCCCTTGACCTGGCGCGGGGTGTTGTCGAGCGAGTCGATGCCCATGGACTGGGCGAGCCGGCGGGCCGGGTCGATGGTCAGGACGACGACCTTGCGGCCGCGCTCCGCCGCTCGTACGCCAAGGGCCGCAGCGGTCGTCGTCTTGCCGACGCCGCCGGCGCCGCAGCACACGATGATGCGGGTGGCCGGGTCGTCGATGAGCAGGTCGATGTCGAGAGAGGCCGACACGTCCAGAGTCATGAGGCAGCCCCTTGCTTGCGCAGTTCCTTCGACAGTTGGTAGATCCCGGCCAGGTCGACTCCCTCGCTGAGCAGGGGGAGTTCGTACGAGGCAAGGTCCAGGCCGTTCAGCGCGGCCCGCTGCTCGCGCTCCAGCTCGACGCGCTGGGCGTGGTCCGCGGCCTGCTGCAGGAGCGGGGTGACGAGCTTCGCGGAGCCGCTGACGCCCGCCGCCGTGAGCGCCTTGGCGATGTCCGCGCGGTCGCCCGCGGCGCTGCGCACCGCCCCTTCGTCGAGGAGGTGCGGGCGCACCATGTTCACGATCACCTTGCCGACCGGGAGGTCGGCTGCGCGCAGTTCGGCGACGCCGTCCGCGGTCTCCTGGACCGGCATCTCCTCGAGCAGCGTGACCAGATGGACCGCGGTCCCGGCGGACTTGAGGACGCGCATCACGGCCTGGGCCTGGTTGTATATCGGGCCGAACCTGGCCAGCCCCGCGACCTCGTCGTTGACGTTCAGAAAGCGGGTGATGCGGCCGGTGGGCGGGGCGTCCAGCACCACGTAGTCGTACACATAGCGGCCCTTCGCCTTGCGGCGTACGGCTTCGCAGGCCTTGCCGGTCAGCAGCACGTCCCGGACGCCCGGCGCGATGGTCGTCGCGAAGTCGATCGCGCCGAGCTTCTTGAGCGCGCGGCCCGCGGTGCCCAGTTTGTAGAACATCTGGAGGTAGTCGAGGAGCGCGCGCTCGGCGTCGATGGCCAGCGCGAACACCTCGCCGCCGCCCGAGGCGACGGCGATTTTCCGCTCCTCGTACGGAAGCGCTTCCGTCTCGAAGAGCTGTGCGATGCCCTGCCTCCCCTCGACCTCGACGAGGAGAGTGCGCTTTCCCTCAGTGGCGAGGGCGAGCGCGAGTGCGGCGGCCACCGTCGTCTTACCGGTACCGCCCTTGCCGCTGACGACCTGGAGCCTGCTCACGTATTCGAGCCTAACCAGTCGGGCTGCCGCCTACGCACGAGGTGGCATGCGGGCTGCGTCACGGGGCTGTCGGCCGGTGCGGCTACAGTCGGCTCCATGACCAAGTGGGAATACGCGACCGTGCCCCTTCTCGTGCACGCGACCAAGCAGATTCTGGACACCTGGGGCGAGGACGGCTGGGAGCTCGTCCAGGTCGTTCCCGGGCCGAACAACCCCGAGCAGCTCGTGGCGTACTTGAAGCGGGAGAAGGCATGAGCGGGGTTGTCGACGCGAAGCTCGCCGAGCTCGGGCTGACGCTGCCGGACGTAGTGCCGCCGTTGGCCGCGTACCAGCCGGCCGTGGTGTCGGGTGTGTACGTCTACACCGCGGGCC
The Streptomyces lunaelactis genome window above contains:
- a CDS encoding ArsA family ATPase, with translation MTLDVSASLDIDLLIDDPATRIIVCCGAGGVGKTTTAAALGVRAAERGRKVVVLTIDPARRLAQSMGIDSLDNTPRQVKGIDGEGELHAMMLDMKRTFDEIVEAHADGERARAILENPFYQSLSAGFAGTQEYMAMEKLGQLRARDEWDLIVVDTPPSRSALDFLDAPKRLGSFLDGKFIKLLMAPAKMGGRAGMKFLNVGMSMMTGTLGKLLGGQLLRDVQTFVAAMDTMFGGFRTRADATYRLLQAPGTAFLVVAAPERDALREAAYFVERLAAEEMPLAGLVLNRVHGSGAARLSAERALAAAENLDEGRIVDQESGKTGARDATAASPETPPVDHAPGEHEAQGDHPDHTTEQLTAGLLRLHAERMQVLAREQRTRDRFTALHPEVAVAQVAALPGDVHDLAGLRAIGDRLATGGRTPAGAA
- a CDS encoding ArsA family ATPase; translation: MSRLQVVSGKGGTGKTTVAAALALALATEGKRTLLVEVEGRQGIAQLFETEALPYEERKIAVASGGGEVFALAIDAERALLDYLQMFYKLGTAGRALKKLGAIDFATTIAPGVRDVLLTGKACEAVRRKAKGRYVYDYVVLDAPPTGRITRFLNVNDEVAGLARFGPIYNQAQAVMRVLKSAGTAVHLVTLLEEMPVQETADGVAELRAADLPVGKVIVNMVRPHLLDEGAVRSAAGDRADIAKALTAAGVSGSAKLVTPLLQQAADHAQRVELEREQRAALNGLDLASYELPLLSEGVDLAGIYQLSKELRKQGAAS
- a CDS encoding DUF4177 domain-containing protein gives rise to the protein MTKWEYATVPLLVHATKQILDTWGEDGWELVQVVPGPNNPEQLVAYLKREKA
- a CDS encoding transglycosylase domain-containing protein; its protein translation is MPKKRSGGGLTGTQQAAKFLGVSVLAGAVLAGIALPAAGALGLAAKGTVQGFDEIPANLKRPPLSQRTTILDSKGGQIATVYSRDRTVIKLADISPYMQKAIVAIEDSRFYEHGAIDLKGVLRALNRNAQSGGVSQGASTLTQQYVKNVFVEEAGDNPDKVAQATQQTLGRKIQELKYAIQVEEELGKKKILENYLNITFFGQQAYGVEAAAQRYYSKSAKDLKVEEAAMLAGIVQSPSRYDPVNDTQEATKRRNTVLQRMADIRDISQAEADRAKATPVNLKVSKPKNGCITAVSGSGFFCDYVREVFLSDPVFGKNKEDRAKIWNQGGLTIRTTLDPKAQKSAQASIKEHVYQTDSVATAVTMVQPGTGKIMAMGQSRPYGFGKTETQINYSVDKQRGGSNYGFPTGSTFKPFVAAAALEQGRPPTQVYPAPFKIPYPTVQTCSGNPWVNTDNAEVPNEDESEVGPYALKEAMAKSVNTYFVQMIADIGMCPVMEMTTKMGVVQGNGEKLPEVPAISLGSKGVSPLTMATAYATFANRGTYCTPTAIESIRTADGKSLRVPKSTCDKVMSERTADTVNTLLRGVVDSGTGQQAGLQSRDNAGKTGTTDARRNAWFVGYTPTLSGAVWVGSPTQQVKMENITIGGQWQEKVFGGQVPGPIWRDAMSGALEGQPAPSFISVPIPDPPKEKDKRKPGDGKPGDDGGQTNGGQEPFPGISIPPDLIGGGTNRGQTNGGNGNSSTGGWPDLG
- a CDS encoding WhiB family transcriptional regulator; this translates as MGWVTDWSAQAACRTTDPDELFVQGAAQNRAKAVCTGCPVRTECLADALDNRVEFGVWGGMTERERRALLRRRPTVTSWRGLLETARTEYERSAGILPVGLDDDETYETYAAVG